From a single Lolium rigidum isolate FL_2022 chromosome 7, APGP_CSIRO_Lrig_0.1, whole genome shotgun sequence genomic region:
- the LOC124673274 gene encoding LOW QUALITY PROTEIN: probable disease resistance RPP8-like protein 4 (The sequence of the model RefSeq protein was modified relative to this genomic sequence to represent the inferred CDS: deleted 1 base in 1 codon), with amino-acid sequence MEIVPNSPTVTTSTVSKDRPEVQQPDSIALAAATSNLFFLSPISKLATGPPIVFFEAPPLVRIVVGSVGNLAVQETKFLCGVNLEVGFLKDELMRLQAYLRDADSKRRSGNERVSVLVSQIRAAAYEAQNVIEAADYMDKRNRLKMGFMGAISRYARLPSDLATLQKVGAEIQHVRRKLNEIFQSADRLKIDLDNIVVVENEFPQDCNQFHPSFDDDLVLVGFEDEHEEVVDKLVDNEKMLSVVSVVSMGGAGKTTLAKKVYTSSRVKQHFEVVAWVTVSQTFKGIDLLKDIMKQITGGTYDSTNLMQEFDVGKKIRDFLFTKRYLVVLDDVWEADTWDQLNRTVEAFPNEDNGVTRRSMAHEWIEEIRVHDILHEWCIGEARQDSFLEVLHEISGQVSGQSTDMMIPYRFSYQVLDGHILQAAPNLRALIGFQLRSISLLKLRFLRVLHIERSRVGDFTSAIGGCINLRFYRKKRCEDVTLPSSVGQLLYLQTIDMTGTHSVIPKSLWDIPSLRHVCLSNGFSPPKRLQQKELQTFQLELGSSNSKCYNLNMVKFLSQMNQLTTLSLRSKKYQHMLVEIMTFEKPPRGVVDLPSLSKVEVDSSYAGDERVLKELQQKGCKVIKRSL; translated from the exons atggaaattgtgcctaattctcCAACAGTCACCACGTCCACAGTATCAAAGGACCGGCCAGAGGTTCAGCAGCCGGACAGCATCGCGCTAGCAGCTGCAACCAGCAATCTCTTCTTTCTTTCCCCAATTTCTAAGTTAGCA ACTGGCCCGCCCATAGTTTTCTTTGAAGCTCCGCCACTGGTCAGAATCGTGGTTGGGAGCGTGGGCAATCTCGCTGTTCAAGAGACCAAATTCTTATGCGGAGTCAACCTTGAAGTGGGGTTCCTGAAAGATGAGCTGATGCGGCTGCAAGCCTACCTGAGAGATGCCGACAGCAAAAGGAGATCAGGAAATGAAAGAGTTTCTGTTTTAGTGAGCCAGATTAGAGCTGCAGCGTACGAGGCTCAGAATGTCATTGAAGCTGCAGATTACATGGATAAAAGAAACAGGCTGAAGATGGGATTCATGGGCGCCATTTCAAGGTATGCTCGCTTACCAAGTGACTTGGCGACCCTTCAAAAAGTTGGTGCTGAAATCCAACACGTGAGAAGGAAGCTCAATGAGATATTTCAAAGTGCGGATCGTCTGAAAATTGATTTGGATAATATTGTTGTAGTTGAAAATGAGTTCCCACAAGATTGCAATCAGTTTCACCCGAGTTTTGATGATGATCTTGTCCTAGTTGGTTTTGAGGATGAGCATGAAGAAGTAGTAGATAAATTAGTTGATAATGAGAAGATGCTAAGTGTTGTCTCCGTGGTTTCCATGGGTGGGGCAGGGAAAACAACGCTGGCTAAAAAAGTCTACACATCATCTAGAGTCAAACAACACTTTGAAGTAGTTGCATGGGTGACCGTGTCTCAGACATTCAAGGGCATTGATTTACTCAAGGATATCATGAAACAAATAACAGGGGGCACATATGATTCAACGAATCTCATGCAGGAGTTTGATGTCGGaaagaagattagggat tttttGTTTACAAAGAGATACTTAGTAGTTCTCGATGATGTGTGGGAAGCAGACACATGGGACCAATTAAATAGAACAGTTGAAGCCTTTCCAAATGAAGATAACGGA GTTACTAGAAGAAGCATGGCACATGAATGGATTGAGGAAATAAGGGTTCATGATATTTTACATGAGTGGTGCATAGGAGAGGCAAGACAAGATAGTTTTCTTGAAGTCCTCCACGAAATTTCAG GACAAGTCAGTGGACAGTCAACTGATATGATGATACCATATCGTTTTTCTTATCAAGTATTGGATGGTCATATTTTGCAGGCAGCACCTAATCTCCGAGCTCTGATTGGCTTTCAACTTCGATCAATATCTCTCCTTAAACTCAGATTTCTCCGAGTTCTTCACATCGAAAGATCAAGGGTAGGGGATTTCACTAGTGCAATTGGTGGGTGTATTAACCTAAGAT tttatcgaaaaaaaagatgTGAAGATGTTACTCTCCCTTCCTCAGTCGGACAACTCCTTTACTTGCAAACTATTGATATGACTGGCACACACTCAGTAATACCAAAATCTTTGTGGGATATCCCTTCTCTAAGGCATGTTTGCCTTTCTAATGGATTTTCTCCACCAAAGCGTCTTCAACAAAAGGAGCTCCAGACATTCCAATTAGAACTTGGATCTTCTAACAGTAAATGCTACAATCTTAACATGGTGAAGTTTTTGAGCCAAATGAATCAACTAACAACCTTGTCGTTGAGGTcgaaaaaatatcaacatatgCTTGTTGAAATCATGACT TTTGAGAAACCTCCCCGAGGGGTTGTTGACCTTCCATCTCTCAGTAAGGTGGAAGTAGACAGTTCTTATGCTGGAGACGAAAGGGTGTTGAAGGAGCTGCAGCAGAAAGGATGCAAG GTGATAAAAAGAAGTCTTTAG